The following proteins are encoded in a genomic region of Kosakonia oryzae:
- the thiB gene encoding thiamine ABC transporter substrate binding subunit, whose product MLKKSLPLLLLIAAPVFAKPVLTVYTYDSFSADWGPGPAVKKAFESDCNCELKFVALEDGVSLLNRLRMEGKNSKADVVLGLDNNLLEAATQTKLFAKSGVATDAVNVPGGWKNDTFVPFDYGWFAFVYDKNKLKNPPKSLKELVESDQKWRVIYEDPRTSTPGLGLLLWMQKVYGDKAPDAWHKLAAKTVTVTKGWSEAYGLFLKGESDLVLSYTTSPAYHLIEEKKDNYAAANFSEGHYLQVEVAARTAASKQPELAEKFLKFMVSPAFQNTIATGNWMYPVSNVPLPAGFDTLQKPQPSLEFTPQEVAAQRAPWINAWQRAVSR is encoded by the coding sequence GTGTTAAAAAAATCATTGCCATTACTGCTGTTGATTGCCGCTCCCGTTTTTGCCAAACCTGTACTCACTGTCTACACCTACGACTCCTTCTCCGCGGACTGGGGCCCCGGCCCGGCAGTGAAGAAAGCCTTTGAAAGCGACTGCAACTGCGAGCTGAAATTTGTGGCGCTGGAAGATGGCGTCTCGCTGCTCAACCGTCTGCGTATGGAAGGCAAAAACAGCAAAGCGGATGTGGTGCTTGGGCTGGATAACAATCTGCTGGAAGCGGCAACGCAAACCAAACTGTTCGCCAAAAGCGGCGTAGCGACGGATGCCGTCAACGTGCCTGGCGGCTGGAAAAACGACACCTTTGTGCCGTTCGACTACGGCTGGTTCGCCTTCGTTTACGATAAAAACAAACTGAAAAACCCGCCGAAAAGCCTGAAAGAACTGGTGGAAAGCGATCAGAAATGGCGCGTGATCTACGAAGATCCCCGCACCAGTACGCCGGGCCTTGGTCTGCTGTTGTGGATGCAAAAAGTGTACGGCGACAAAGCCCCGGACGCCTGGCACAAGCTGGCAGCCAAAACGGTGACTGTCACCAAAGGCTGGAGCGAAGCCTACGGCTTGTTCCTGAAAGGGGAAAGCGATCTGGTGCTGAGTTACACCACCTCGCCAGCCTACCATCTGATAGAAGAGAAAAAAGACAACTACGCAGCGGCGAATTTCAGCGAAGGGCATTATTTGCAGGTCGAAGTTGCCGCCCGCACTGCCGCCAGCAAACAGCCGGAACTGGCGGAGAAATTTTTGAAATTTATGGTTTCTCCGGCATTCCAGAACACCATCGCCACCGGCAACTGGATGTACCCGGTCAGCAACGTACCGCTACCGGCAGGGTTTGATACGCTGCAAAAACCGCAACCCTCGCTTGAATTCACGCCGCAAGAAGTCGCTGCTCAACGCGCACCATGGATTAATGCATGGCAACGCGCCGTCAGCCGCTGA